A section of the Triticum dicoccoides isolate Atlit2015 ecotype Zavitan unplaced genomic scaffold, WEW_v2.0 scaffold67124, whole genome shotgun sequence genome encodes:
- the LOC119347417 gene encoding F-box/kelch-repeat protein At1g57790-like, giving the protein MAAAADWSSLHQDLLSRIFLLIACLADRVRASAACKHWRRVALDDPPTLPWLLTPSTAGISCYRIFGGLDHPRPSIPGEVHGARFCGSFPGGWFVAAQHDWRAHALLNLRPGERVPLPGRVRIPLYPIVLKCPIVIRVAAMSAPPSSGACVVAALTSGPTTLAFWRPGMDCWSQPPMGIVVPHNAQDLTYHDGWFWAITPAENLVCYKPEINDGDAASLTIRHLVYKSHGH; this is encoded by the coding sequence atggcggcggcggcggactggTCAAGCCTTCACCAGGACCTCCTCAGCCGTATCTTCCTCCTAATCGCATGCCTCGCCGACCGCGTCAGGGCCTCCGCCGCCTGCAAGCACTGGCGCCGCGTTGCGCTGGATGACCCGCCCACGCTCCCCTGGCTCCTCACGCCCTCCACCGCCGGCATCTCCTGCTACCGCATCTTCGGCGGCTTAGACCATCCGCGCCCGTCCATCCCCGGCGAGGTCCACGGGGCGCGTTTCTGCGGCTCCTTTCCCGGCGGCTGGTTCGTGGCCGCGCAACACGACTGGCGCGCCCACGCCCTGCTCAACCTCCGGCCCGGCGAGCGCGTTCCCCTTCCGGGCCGCGTGCGCATCCCCCTGTACCCCATCGTCCTCAAGTGCCCAATAGTAATCCGCGTCGCCGCCATGTCCGCCCCGCCATCGTCTGGCGCCTGCGTCGTCGCTGCCCTAACGTCAGGCCCGACCACCTTGGCGTTCTGGCGCCCGGGCATGGACTGCTGGTCGCAACCGCCGATGGGGATTGTCGTTCCGCACAACGCCCAGGACCTGACATACCATGACGGATGGTTCTGGGCCATCACCCCCGCGGAGAATCTCGTGTGCTACAAGCCGGAGATCAACGATGGAGACGCCGCCTCTCTTACTATTCGACATCTCGTCTACAAGTCCCATGGACATG